A window of the Lolium perenne isolate Kyuss_39 chromosome 7, Kyuss_2.0, whole genome shotgun sequence genome harbors these coding sequences:
- the LOC127314902 gene encoding uncharacterized protein — MVAVDPKAVPSATAVHHQFVVVVDGAETTIHEGVQRCNGGTLTVVSPGVLEVSRLQHVVVRGGGGGDVRFHRCGFAAAEACGAVSFHKCDAVRVDGAAEVAVRRCRSADVERAGTVSIRRCKGAARVHGAGELRVGRCREADVGSCSEVTLGRCREARADWCGALGIDRCRSADVSRCGAVRVDRCGGANVSSCGSVMVRRGKVNMVDAHQQQGWQEQQPSCQKAEPDYNLPIEIVSK; from the coding sequence ATGGTGGCCGTGGACCCGAAAGCCGTTCCCTCCGCCACAGCAGTCCACCACCAGTTCGTCGTGGTCGTCGACGGCGCCGAGACGACCATCCACGAGGGCGTGCAGCGGTGCAACGGGGGCACGCTCACCGTGGTCAGCCCGGGCGTCCTCGAGGTGAGCAGGCTCCAGCACGTGGTGGtgcgcggtggcggaggcggcgaCGTGCGCTTCCACAGGTGCGGCTTCGCGGCGGCCGAGGCGTGCGGCGCCGTGTCGTTCCACAAGTGCGACGCGGTGCGCGTCGACGGGGCGGCCGAGGTGGCCGTGAGGCGGTGCCGGTCCGCGGACGTGGAGCGCGCGGGCACGGTCTCCATCCGGAGGTGCAAGGGCGCCGCGCGCGTGCACGGCGCCGGCGAGCTGCGCGTCGGGCGGTGCAGGGAGGCCGACGTGGGCAGCTGCTCGGAGGTGACGCTGGGGCGGTGCCGCGAGGCGCGCGCCGACTGGTGCGGCGCGCTCGGCATCGACCGGTGCCGGTCCGCGGACGTCAGCCGGTGCGGCGCCGTGCGCGTCGACCGGTGCGGCGGTGCCAACGTGTCGAGCTGCGGCAGCGTGATGGTTCGACGTGGCAAGGTGAACATGGTGGATGCGCACCAGCAGCAGGGTTGGCAGG